Part of the Pseudodesulfovibrio mercurii genome is shown below.
TCTACGCCGCCGGGCTGGCCTTCTTCGTCGTCTCCATGCGCAACATCAACTTCTCCCTGGCCGAGTTCGTGCACGGCTTCCCGTACATCGTGGACCTGGTCTCCGAGATGTTCCCGCCGTCGCTCAGGCGCGTGGACGCGGTGGCCCTGTCCCTGCTGGAGACGTTGCAGATGGCCCTGGTGGGCACGGTCTTCGGGGTGGCCTTCAGCCTGGTCCTGGGCATCCTGGCCTGCAAGAGCCAGAGCCCCAACAAGGTGCTCTATTTCCTGTCCAGGAATCTCATCGCCCTGTTCCGGACCGTGCCCGACCTGATCTGGGCGCTGTTCTTCGTGGTCATGGTCGGCCTGGGGCCGTTCGCGGGCACCCTGGCCATCATGGTGGACACCATGGGGTTCTGCGGCCGGTTCTTCGCCGAGGCCATGGAGGAGGTGGACAAGGGCCCGCAGGAGGCCCTGGAGGCCCTGGGGGCGAGCCGGCTGGGCACGGTCATCTGCGCGGTAATCCCGGCGGCCCTGCCTTCGTTCGTGAACACGGCCCTGTTCAGCCTGGAAAAGGCCACGCGCTCCTCGGTGGTCCTGGGGCTGGTCGGGGCGGGCGGCATCGGCATCGAGCTCAAGGTCTCCATGGACATGTTCATGTACTCCGAGGCCTCGACCATCATCCTGCTGATCTTCGTCCTGGTCCTGGCGGTGGAGCAGCTCTCGTCCCGCCTGCGGCGGATGATCCTCTGATCAGTCCAGGAAGGTCTTGATGACCAGTTCGATCTTGTCGCCGCCGTAGCGGGTGATGCCGAAGTCCACGGGCACGCCCAGCTCGTCCACGTTGACCGATTTGGTCTCCAGCACCGGGCGGTGCCGGGTCAGGCCGAGGAGCCGGGCCTCCTCCGTGGTCGGCTGGCGGGTCAGGATGCGGGTCTCCTCGCGGAAGTAGTCGGCCACGCCGTGGGCGTCGAGGCAGCGGGTGATGGAGCCGGTTTCACGGAAGGTCTCGTGGATTCCGGCGAAGCGCGGCCTGGGGAAGTAGTGGGTGGTCAGAGACAGGGGGCGGCCCTCGGCCTCGCGCAGGATTTCGAGCCTGGAGACCTGGGCTTCGGGTCGTATCTGGAGGGCCCTGGACACGGCCTCCCCGGCCTCCACCACGGCATGGCCGATGAGCACGCCGCCGTGGGAGCGGTTCAGCCGGTTCAGGTTGTCGCTGAACCGCGTGCGCCGCGAGACCATGTACTCGACCACGTGCTCGCTGACAAAGGTGCCCCTGCCTTTCTCGGACCGGACCAAATCGCGTTCCTGGAGGTGGGACAGGGCGCGGCGGACCGTGTGCCGGTTGACGCCGTACCACTTGGCCAGGGTGCTCTCGGCGGGCAGTTGGTCGCCCCGGAGGAAGCGGCCCCGCAGAATCTCCCGCTCCAGGGCCGCCGCGATCTGCCGCCACAGGGGGGAGCGGAGGTTGCGGTCCAGGGAAAATCGCCGGTCGGCGTCGTCGGCAGGGTAATGCAGTCCGCTCATGGGTTCGGTCCATGACATCAAATCGAGTGATTGTCTGTACCGGTGGCGTTACGATTTTCGGGGGGCGGTCCGCCCTTGCGCATGAAGATAAACGATAGTAAGTGCTTGCTTGGGTACGTGTTCGGACTGCCATGGTCCGGGACACGGCCCGGCGTCCACGGCCATTCCGGACCTGTCGTACAACATGCGAGAACCGAGACGATGCAGTATACCGATTCCCTGCCCGCGCACAACGCGGAGAACCTGCTGGTCCATTTCCGCCGGGTGGAGCTCCTCAAGGAGCGGGCCACCGAGTTCAAGTCCGTCAACCTGAATCCCCGCCAGCTCTGCGACCTGGAGATGCTCCTCAACCGGGCCTTCTACCCCCTGGACGGCTACCTCGGCCGGAAGGACTACGAGTCGGTCCTGGAGAGCATGCGCCTGAGCGACGGGACCCTGTGGCCCCTGCCCCTGTGCCTGGGCGTGAGCGCGGAGTTCGCCGCGAGCCTGACGCCGGGCGAGAGCGTGGCCGTGCGCGACGCCGAGGGGTTTATGCTCGCCGTGCTGACCGTGTCCGAGGTCTGGAAGCCGGACCTTGCGGCCGAGGCCGCGGCCATCCGGGGCGAGGGCGCGCTGCCCGGACCGGAGGACGGCTGCTCCTGCGGCCTGGCCGAACCGTGGTACATCGGCGGCCGGGTGGAGGGCGTGTCCTTCCCCCAGCGCTACGACTTCACCGAGATCCGCCTGACCCCGGCCGAGGTCCAGCGATCCTTCGTCCAGAAGGGATGGCGCAAGGTCCTGGCCGTGCAGGCGGGCAGGCCGCTGCACAAGGCGGACCGGGCCATGCTCGAGGAGATCGCCCGGGACCAGGGGGCCAGCCTGCTGCTCTCGCCCCTGCTCAAGCCGTCCATGTATTTCAGCGTGTCCCACTTCAGCCTGGTGCGCAGCTTCCAGCAGTTCACCGAGACCTTTCCCCGGAGCATGGCCAAGCTGAACCTGACCCCGTGGTTCGAGCGCCACATGGGTCCGCGGGGCGCGCTGCTCCGGGCCATCGTCAACAAGAACTACGGCTGCACCCACATGCTCGTCTGGGACGCCGCCAAGGCCGAGCCGAGGCAGAACGCCCTGTCCGAGGAGTACGAGGCGCACATCCGCTGGCTCATGGACCATGCGGCGGACACCGGCATCACCCCGGTGGCCGAGCACTGCATGGCCCTGGACCGGGCCTCGGGCCAATACGTGCGCTCGGACACGGGCGGGCTGTGCGCCAACGACCACGACGCGGTGGTGGACCTGCTCTCGCGCGGCGAGCCCGTGCCGGACTGGATGTCCTTCCCCGGCGTGCTCAAGGAGCTGTCGCGCACGTACAAGCCGCGCCGGGAGCAGGGGTTCACCCTGTTCTTCACCGGCCTGTCCGGGGCGGGCAAGTCCACCCTGGCCAAGGTCCTGTTCGTCAAGCTCCTGGAGCTGAACAGCCGCCCCGTGTCCCTGCTCGACGGCGACATCGTGCGCACCAACCTGTCCAGCGAGCTGTCCTTCAGCAAGGAGCACCGCAACCTGAACGTGACCCGCATCGGCTTCGTGGCCAGCGAGATCGTCAAGAACGGCGGGGTGGCCATCTGCGCGCCCATCGCGCCCTACGCCGAGTCCCGGCGGCACGCCAGGGCGGCGGTGGAGGAGTACGGCGGGTTCATCGAGATCCACGTCAGCACGCCGCTGGCCGTCTGCGAGCAGCGCGACCGCAAGGGCATCTACGCCAAGGCCAGGGCGGGCATCATCAAGGGGCTGACCGGCGTGGACGACCCGTACATCGAGCCCGAGAACCCGGAGCTGCGCATCGACACCTCGGAGCTGACCCCCAACGAGGCGGCCCACGAGGTCCTGCTCTACCTGAGCGAGCACAAGTACCTCTGATCGCGGGAACGCGCCCCCGGATGGCCGTGGGTATGTCCTTGTATTCAGGGTGGTTGTGGCATCCATTTCGGCGCGGCTGGCGGACGGTGTCCGGGGCGGCGGGCCCGGTCCGGTCCGGGAGTGTGCCGGAAGGTATTGAAATTGCAGAGGGTCCGGAGTAGAGGCAACGAGCGTCAACCTCTTGAACCGCGACCGGTGGTAAGATGGTCCGATTCCTGGCCCAGTCCAATTACCTGCGCGAGGTGCAGCGCACCTTCGGCGGCGGCTATTTCAACGTCTCGGAACTGCTGTTCCGAACGCTGTCCGTGGCCGTTCCCATGGTCGTGGTCTACGTCCTGTGGCGCTACCGGCTGCTCATCCTGCACGTGCTCGGACGCTGGGCGGCCCGGTTGCTCCGGCGGCGCAAGCGCCGCGCCGTGGAGAACTACCTGGTTTCGCGGGGCGTGGTCCTGGAGGTCTGCCTGTACACGGGCGGGGCGGTGGGCCGGAAGCTCTGCGACGCGCGCGTGGCCAGCGTGGCCGGGGGCAAGATGCAGCTCCAGCTGCTCGACGCGAACCCCACCTTCACCCAGCTCAAGTACCAGCCGGTCATCTGCTTCACCCGGCCCTTCGCCTATGCGGGCAGCCGCATCAACGCCTTCGTCACCCTGGTGGCCCGCGTGCGCAAGCGCGGCGTGGTCCTCAAGGAACTGAGCCTGCTCACGCCGGTGCGTTACCGGTTCATTTTGCGGCGGCGGCACTCCCGCCAGCGGGTCGCCCGCGAGGGCGCGGTCCGGGTCAAGGCGTGGAGCGGCGCCAGGGCGCGGACCTTCTGGATGCTCCGCCCGGAGCTGCAGACCGTGAACAACCCGGCCCGCTACGACGACAGCACCCGGCTGGCCGTGGAGAACATCTCGGCGGGCGGCATGCGTCTGTACATCGTCAATCCCAAGGGGGGGATGCCGCCCCTGGACAAGGGCAGCCAGCTGGTCCTGCGGGTCAGCGTGTGGAGCCCGAAGACGCGCAAGTACTCGTTTTTCACGGTGCTGGGCGCCATCCGCAGCCGTTTTTCCGGGCGGGGCGGGGCCATCGGGCTGGGCGTCCAGTTCGTGGCCGAGGGCGAAAAGGTGAACAACCGCTACACGTGGCACGCCGTGCACGGCGAGATTCCGGCCCTGGCGCGGTTCCTGGCCGGCATCGAGGAATAGGCTATTTCTTGCGGCACTCCGGGCACAGGCCGTAGAGATACATCTTGTGGCGCAGGAGGGTGAAGCCGTGCTCCCTGGCCAGCTGCTCCTGGCGGCGCTCGATGACCTCGTCCACGATCTCGATGTTCTTGCCGCAGTTCTCGCAGATGAGGTGATCGTGGTGGTCCTTGCCGTAGCAGGGCTCGTAGCGGGTCACGCCGTCGGCGAAGTCCAGGGGCTCGATCAGCCCGGAGTCGCTGAGCAGCTTGAGGGTTCGGTAGACCGTGGCCTGGCCGATGGAGGCGTCCCGTTTCTTGACCAGGGCGTAGAGCTCCTCGGAGGAGAGGTGGTCATTCTTCCTGAGCAGGGTATCGAGGATGACCCGCCGCTGGGGGGTCATCTTCAGGTTCTCGGCGGCCAGGTATTCGGCAAAGACTTCTTGCGGGGTTTTCATGGGATATCCCGTCGTTTTGTTTGAATTTCAGTCAATTCTTCCCATACGTGAAGCGCCACAAGGTGTCAAACGCGAATGCATCCGGCGGGGAATAGCCCCGGCCTTCCGCCCGATCCCCTTTTGTTCCTTGACATTCCGGGATACGGTTTCTACAAACGGTATCCCACAAATCGGCGTCCCACCCCGCGCCGATCCCAAAGGAGAGGTGGCAGAGCTCGGTTTAATGCGCTGGTCTTGAAAACCAGAGACGGGGCGACTCGTCCGGGGGTTCGAATCCCTCCCTCTCCGCCAGGAATATCAGTGGCTTGTCTCGAATGAGATAAGCCACTTTTTTATTGGTGCGTTACGGTAAAACGTGTCCGGCGTTTGCGCCGGGGGGGCGCTGTCGTCCGGTTCTGGGAGGGGGCACCGATAGTTATGCTTTTCCCATGCAAAACGGCACCTGAAGGATTTCAGGTGCCGTTTTGGGACCGACCGGCGGTCAGGGAGACCTCCGGATCGGGGAATTGCCGCTACTCCTCTTCGCTGATCGCGTTGAAGCCGCATTCGGCTTCGCAGGAGCCGCAGTCGATGCAGTCTTCGGTGATCTCGTAGTAGTTTTTGCCCTCGGGGTGGATGATGGCGTCGGAAGGACAGACGCTCTGGCAGGCGCCGCAGAACTGACATTCATCGGGATTGATCTTATGCATTTTTTCTCCTCTCAAAAATGATAATAACCATATGTATTTCAAAGCGAAAAGATATACGTCCGAATAACGGGGTGTCAATCAAAACCTGTGGACCGTTTTCCGTTTGGAACGCGGAGGAGGGGCCTGCTACAAGAATGAAGGCTGTTCATATTTGGTCAAGAATGTCGAGTTGTTCACAGGGGCGCAGAGGGTGCCTAATTCTGCCGAATTTGTCATTCGCGTCGTCGCCCACGCGGAAGGGTTTCCGATCGGAAAGCGCGCGTTGAAGAAAAAATGCAGTGCCGAAGCGTTTTTTCGGAGGAAACGCGGAGGGCGGGGAACGGCCGTTTTTTCATTTCTCGGCTCCTTGGTCTGCGGCCGGGTTTGCGGACGTCCGGATGTCCCGGCGGTGGAGCTTTTCCGCCGCCGTTTTTACACTTTTTTACAATTTCTGAGTATCCTTTAACCCCTCTGGACCGAAGAATACCCTATGGTGCTTGCACCAAGCGGGCGATGTCGCCCGTGAACGTACAACCGTAAGGCATTTTGGAGTCCATATGAAATGGTTATACAAGGCGGCCGCCGTTCTCGTCCTCGTCGGGCTGGGCGTGGGCGTCAAGCTGTACTTCTTTCCCGCATCGGCGCCCATGCAGTATCTGACCTCGCCCGTGACCCGGGGCGACGTCCAGGAGACGGTCCTGGCCACCGGGACCCTGACGGCCTTCAAGCAGGTCAGCGTGGGCGCCCAGGCCTCGGGCCAGGTCAACTCCCTCAAGGTGGAGCTGGGCGACGCGGTCAAGGAGGGCGACCTCATCGCCGAGATCGACGCCCAGTCCCAGGAGAACGCCCTGCGCATCGCCGAGGCCGACCTGGAGAAGATCAAGGCCGAGCGGGCAGCCAAGGTGGCCACCCTGCAACAGGCCCAGTCCGAGTACACCCGCCAGCAGAAGATGCTCAAGTCCAAGGCCACCTCGCGCCAGGATTACGAGGACGCCCAGGCCACCCTGGCCGAGACCAGGGCGGACATCGCCTCCCTGGACGCCCAGATCGTGGCCGCGGCCATCGACGTGGACACGGCCAGGGTTGACCTCGGCTACACCAAGATCACCGCGCCCATGGACGGGGTGGTGGTGGCGGTCGTCACCAAGGAGGGCCAGACCGTGAACGCGGCCCAGTCCACGCCGACCATCGTCAAGCTGGCCCAGCTCGACACCATGACCGTGGAGTCCGAGGTCTCCGAGGCGGACGTGGTCCACGTCAAGCCCGGCCAGAAGGTCTATTTCACCATCCTCGGCGAGCCGGACAACAAGTACGAGGCCACCCTGCGGAGCATCGAGCCCGCGCCTTCGTCCATCCTGACGGACGACGACGGCACGACCACCAGCTCCAGCGACGAGGCCATCTACTACAACGCCCTGTTCGACGTGGCCAACCCGGACCACAAGCTGCGCATCTCCATGACCGCCGAGGTGACCATCGTGCTCGACGAGGCCAGGAACGTCCTGCTTATCCCCGAGAGCGCCCTGGGCGACAAGGACAAGCAGGGGCACTACTCGGTCCGAGTCCTGACCCAGGACAACCGGGCCGAGGTCCGCGGCGTGCGCACGGGGCTCTCGGATTCGGTCAACATCCAGGTCCTGGACGGCCTGACCGAGGGCGACCTGGTCATCCTGGGCGAGGCCGATGCCGACACCGTGGTCAGCCAGTCGAGCCGCCGCCACGGGCCCATGGGGTTCTAACCATGCCGCTGCTGCACATCGAGAACCTGCGCAAGGAATACCCGGCGGGCGACCAGCCCATGGCCGTGCTCAAGGACGTGAACCTGAGCATCGAGGCCGGGGAGATGGTCGCCATCGTCGGGGCCTCGGGTTCGGGCAAGTCCACGCTGATGAACATCCTGGGCTGCCTGGATTCCGCCACCAGCGGGACCTACCGCATCGCGGGCCGGGACGTGTCCGAGCTGGACGCCGACGAACTGGCGCGGCTGCGGCGCGAGCATTTCGGCTTCATCTTCCAGCGCTACCACCTGCTTTCCTCGCTGACGGCGCTGGACAACGTGGAGATGCCCGCCATCTACGAGGGCATGGCCCCGGCGGCGCGCCGGAAACGGGCGGCCGAGCTGCTCCGGCGGCTGGGCCTCGGGGACCGCATCAACTACCGGCCCGGCCAGCTTTCCGGCGGCCAGCAGCAGCGGGTGTCCATCTCGCGCGCCCTGATGAACGGCGGTCAGGTCATCCTGGCCGACGAGCCCACCGGGGCCCTGGACAGCCACAGCGGCCGCGAGACCATGAACCTTCTGACCGAACTCAACGCCGAGGGGCACACCATCGTGGTCGTGACCCACGATATGGAGGTGGCCGCCTTCGCCCGCAGGATCATCGAGATCCGCGACGGCGAGATCATCTCGGACCGGGCCAACGAGGCCGCGCCCCCGGCCGCGCCCGCCGCGAGCCGTCCGGAGCCGGTCAAGCGCAACGCCGTGGCCTGGCTGGACCAGGCGCGCGAGCTGCTGCGCATGGCCCTGTCGGCCATGGCCGCGCACAAGCTGCGCACCTTCCTGACCATGCTCGGGATCATCATCGGCATCGCCTCGGTGGTCTCGGTGGTGGCCCTGGGCCAGGGCTCGCAGCAGCGCGTGCTGAACGACATCAGCGCCATCGGCACCAACGTCATCGACATCTTTCCGGGCGAGGACTTCGGCGACCGCCGGTCCGGGAACATCCACACCCTGGTGCCCTCGGACGCCGATGTCCTGGCCCGGCAGTCCTATGTGGACAGCGTCACGCCCAAGGTCTCCACCTCGGTGGACCTGCGCTACCGCAACGTGGACGTGGACGCCTCGGTCTCGGGCGTGAACGAACTGTACTTCCGGGTCTACGGCTACGAGATGGACCAGGGTCGGTCCTTCGACGCCGACATGGTCCGCAAGATCGGCCAGGTGGCGGTCATCGACCAGAACACGTACAAGCGGCTGTTCAGCGCGGGCGAGCAGGTGGTGGGCAAGGTCATCATCCTGGGAAGCGTGCCCTGCCGGATCATCGGCGTGACCAAGGCGAAGCAGACCTTCGGCCCCAACAGCGACTCCCTGAACATATGGGTGCCGTACACCACGGCCATGCACCGCATGATCGGCCAGTCCTACCTCGGCAGCATCACCGTGCGGGTCAAGGACGGCGCGCCCATGCAGGCCGCCGAGCAGGGCATCAATCACCTCCTGACCCGCCGGCACAAGCTCAAGGACTTCTTCATCATGAACACGGACACCATCCGCAAGACCATCGAGAGCACCACCCAGACCATGACCCTGCTCATCTCGGCCATCGCGGTCATCTCCCTGGTGGTCGGCGGCATCGGGGTGATGAACATCATGCTCGTGTCCGTGACCGAGCGGACCCGCGAGATCGGCGTGCGCATGGCCGTGGGCGCGCGGCGCGGCGACATCATGAGCCAGTTCCTCATCGAGGCCGTGCTGGTCTGCCTGCTGGGCGGCGTCCTCGGCATCCTCCTGGCCCTGGGGGTGGGCGTGCTCGTGGCCGAAAGCGGCAGCAGCTACACCATGGTCTATTCCACGGCCTCCATGGTCCTGGCCTTTGTCTGCTCCACCCTCATCGGCGTGGCCTTCGGCTACCTCCCGGCCCGCAGCGCATCGCGCCTGGACCCGGTGGACGCCCTGGTCCGCGAATAACAAACGGAAACATTCATGCATAGATACATCGTTTCGCTCCTGCTTCTCCTCCTGCCCCTGTCCGGTTGCGGGGCGCTGCTCAAGACCGACTTCACCCCGCCGGAGACGACCACGCCCGCGCAGTGGACCGCGTCCGCCGCCGAGGTCTCCCCGGCCGCGACCTGGCCCACGGACTTCGGCGACCCGGCCCTGACCCGGCTGGTGGCCCTGGCCCTCGAGCGCAACAACGACCTGGCCGCCGCGGCCATCAAGGTGCGCAAGGCCCAGTACCAGGCCGGACTGGCCTGGGAGGACATGACCCCGAACCTGTCCGCCTCCCTGGGCACGGACAGCGAAAAGTCCCTCAAGCGGGGCGGCTGGGACACGGATTATTCCGCCAAGTTCGGCATCAGCTGGGAGGCCGACCTGTGGGGCAGGCTCTCCAGCGCGCGCGACTCGGCCGAGTGGGAGGCCCTGGCCACGGAGCAGGACCGCCAGGGCACGGCCCTGTCCCTGGTGGGCACGACCATGAAGCTCTACTGGGGCATCGCCTACGACAACGTGCGGTTGCAACTCAGCGAGAGCAACATCGAGTCGTCCCGGCAGACCCTGGCCCTGACCGAGTCCCAGGAGCGGTGGGGCGCGGCCTCGTCCCTGGAGGTCAACCAGAGCCGCCAGGACCTGGCCAGCCTGCTGGCCACCAACCAGACCCTGCGCCAGGCGCGCCAGGAGGACATCAACGCCCTGGCCGTGCTTTTCGACATGCCGCCGGGCAAGACCATGGCCGACCCGGAGACCCTGTCCATGGCCGCGCTTCCGCCCATCCCGGCGGGACTGCCCGCCCAGCTCCTGGGCCGCCGCCCGGACCTGCGCGCGGCCGAGCTGCGGCTGCGCGAGTACCTGGCCGACACGGACGCGGCCAAGGCCGACTTCTATCCCCCCCTGACCCTGACCGGCTCGCTGGGCAGCGCCAGCACCGAGCTGTCCGACCTGCTGAACAACCCCGTGGCCGCCCTGGTCTCCAGCCTGACCTTTCCGTTCCTCAACTGGAACACCCTGCAGCTGCAGCTCAAGGTCTCCCAGGCCGACTTCGACGAGGCCGTGGTCAACTTCCGCCAGACCCTGTACGAGGCCATGAAGGAAGTCGAGGACGCCCTGTCCAACCGCGACCGCCTGGCCGAGCGGGCCAACCATCTGGCCGAGAATCTGACCGCCGCCCGCGAGGTGGAGCGGATCTACGAGGTCCGTTACAAGGCTGGCTCCGGAACTCTCAAGGACTGGCTGGACGCCCAGGACACCCGGCGCATCGCCGAGCAGTCCGCGGCCGAGAACCTGTACAGCCGGCTGACCAACTACGTGACCCTGTACCAGGCCCTGGGCGGCGAGCCGCCCCGGACGGAGACCGTGGCCCAGACCAAATGATCGGGGCGGGGCGGTTGCCCGCGTCCCCGGCCTTGAACGCGAAAGGGCCCGTCTCAAGGGAGACGGGCCCTTTTCGCGCCGGAGCGGACCGGGCCGCCTAGCGCGAGTAGCGTTCCTCCTTCCAGGGGTCGGCGGAGTTGCTGTAGCCGCGCTTTTCCCAGTAGCCGCGTTCGTCGCGGGCGACGATCTTGATCCCTTCCACCCACTTGGCGCTCTTGTAGAAGTAGCGGTCCGGGACCACCCCGCGCACCGGGCCGCCGTTGGGGCCGGGCAGGGGCGCGCCGAACAGGCTGTGGGCCAGGAACACGTCCGGCTTGCTGGCTTCGGTCAGCGGGATGCTCGTGGTGTAGCCGTGGGCGGCCTGGAAGACGACGAACCGGGCGTCCGCCGTGGGTTGCGCGCGGTCGAGGATGGTGGAGAGCGACACGCCGCGCCAGGCGGCGTCCAGGAGGGTCCAGCCGGTCACACAGTGGACGTCGCAGGTGAAGTCCTGCTGGCCGAGGTCCATGAGCCCCTGGAAATCGAGTTCAAGCGGGGTCGCGACCTCGCCTTGGACGCGCAGGGCGAAGTCCTCGGGCCGGGGCGAGCCGGGCCTGCCGCCCATGTCCTCGATGCGTTCGATCACGGTCTGGCCCGGCGGGACGCGGGGGCGTCCGTCGGGCCGGAGCAGTCCGGCCAGTTCCGCCTGCCGGGCCTCGGCCACCGTGGCGAACAGGCCGGGCAGACCTATGGCGACCACGGTTCCGGCGGCCACGGACAGGAACTCGCGCCGGGACAATCGGGCTTTCTCGTTCATGCATCCTCCTTGCGGGTTGCGGCCGGGCCGTGCGGGACCGGCACTTTGCCATGTTCCCATGTTGGCAAAGAGCGATGCAAAGGACAAGGAAAAAGCGCGGGCTAGTTGGCCAGCCCCTTCAGGCTCGGGCCGAGCAGGGTCTCCACCTGCTTGGGGCCGAGGTCCATGCGGTAGAACAGCTTGTAGAACTCCCTGGTCTCCCGGATCATGTCCCAGCCGAACCACTCGGGGTAGAGCAGGTTGGTCAGCCAGATCAGCCCCATGAGCCGGTTCACGGACGGCGGCCGGTCGAACCAGTGGTACATGCCCGCCGGAGGCTCGAACACGGCCTGGTTGCGCACGGCCTTGAGCCGGGACCAGAAGGGATCGGTCCGGATTCGGTTGTACAGCCGTTGCGGAGACTTGCCTTCGTCCGAGAGCATGACGACCACGTCCGGGTCCCAGCGGGCCAGGTCCGTGGCGCAGACCGGGGTGCGGCCGCAGCCGCGCTGCTCGTGCACCTCGGCCACGTTCACTCCGCCCGCGTATTCGATGAGCTCGCCGTGGCGGGAGCGCCGGGGCTCGGTGAGCAGGCCGGTGGGGGACTGGGCGTAG
Proteins encoded:
- the phnE gene encoding phosphonate ABC transporter, permease protein PhnE, which translates into the protein MADHTREGNRFVFDGQAADPALLPIRFPRPSALAFALYAAGLAFFVVSMRNINFSLAEFVHGFPYIVDLVSEMFPPSLRRVDAVALSLLETLQMALVGTVFGVAFSLVLGILACKSQSPNKVLYFLSRNLIALFRTVPDLIWALFFVVMVGLGPFAGTLAIMVDTMGFCGRFFAEAMEEVDKGPQEALEALGASRLGTVICAVIPAALPSFVNTALFSLEKATRSSVVLGLVGAGGIGIELKVSMDMFMYSEASTIILLIFVLVLAVEQLSSRLRRMIL
- the phnF gene encoding phosphonate metabolism transcriptional regulator PhnF → MSGLHYPADDADRRFSLDRNLRSPLWRQIAAALEREILRGRFLRGDQLPAESTLAKWYGVNRHTVRRALSHLQERDLVRSEKGRGTFVSEHVVEYMVSRRTRFSDNLNRLNRSHGGVLIGHAVVEAGEAVSRALQIRPEAQVSRLEILREAEGRPLSLTTHYFPRPRFAGIHETFRETGSITRCLDAHGVADYFREETRILTRQPTTEEARLLGLTRHRPVLETKSVNVDELGVPVDFGITRYGGDKIELVIKTFLD
- the cysC gene encoding adenylyl-sulfate kinase, with product MQYTDSLPAHNAENLLVHFRRVELLKERATEFKSVNLNPRQLCDLEMLLNRAFYPLDGYLGRKDYESVLESMRLSDGTLWPLPLCLGVSAEFAASLTPGESVAVRDAEGFMLAVLTVSEVWKPDLAAEAAAIRGEGALPGPEDGCSCGLAEPWYIGGRVEGVSFPQRYDFTEIRLTPAEVQRSFVQKGWRKVLAVQAGRPLHKADRAMLEEIARDQGASLLLSPLLKPSMYFSVSHFSLVRSFQQFTETFPRSMAKLNLTPWFERHMGPRGALLRAIVNKNYGCTHMLVWDAAKAEPRQNALSEEYEAHIRWLMDHAADTGITPVAEHCMALDRASGQYVRSDTGGLCANDHDAVVDLLSRGEPVPDWMSFPGVLKELSRTYKPRREQGFTLFFTGLSGAGKSTLAKVLFVKLLELNSRPVSLLDGDIVRTNLSSELSFSKEHRNLNVTRIGFVASEIVKNGGVAICAPIAPYAESRRHARAAVEEYGGFIEIHVSTPLAVCEQRDRKGIYAKARAGIIKGLTGVDDPYIEPENPELRIDTSELTPNEAAHEVLLYLSEHKYL
- a CDS encoding Fur family transcriptional regulator, yielding MKTPQEVFAEYLAAENLKMTPQRRVILDTLLRKNDHLSSEELYALVKKRDASIGQATVYRTLKLLSDSGLIEPLDFADGVTRYEPCYGKDHHDHLICENCGKNIEIVDEVIERRQEQLAREHGFTLLRHKMYLYGLCPECRKK
- a CDS encoding ATP-binding protein yields the protein MHKINPDECQFCGACQSVCPSDAIIHPEGKNYYEITEDCIDCGSCEAECGFNAISEEE
- a CDS encoding efflux RND transporter periplasmic adaptor subunit, producing MKWLYKAAAVLVLVGLGVGVKLYFFPASAPMQYLTSPVTRGDVQETVLATGTLTAFKQVSVGAQASGQVNSLKVELGDAVKEGDLIAEIDAQSQENALRIAEADLEKIKAERAAKVATLQQAQSEYTRQQKMLKSKATSRQDYEDAQATLAETRADIASLDAQIVAAAIDVDTARVDLGYTKITAPMDGVVVAVVTKEGQTVNAAQSTPTIVKLAQLDTMTVESEVSEADVVHVKPGQKVYFTILGEPDNKYEATLRSIEPAPSSILTDDDGTTTSSSDEAIYYNALFDVANPDHKLRISMTAEVTIVLDEARNVLLIPESALGDKDKQGHYSVRVLTQDNRAEVRGVRTGLSDSVNIQVLDGLTEGDLVILGEADADTVVSQSSRRHGPMGF
- a CDS encoding MacB family efflux pump subunit — translated: MPLLHIENLRKEYPAGDQPMAVLKDVNLSIEAGEMVAIVGASGSGKSTLMNILGCLDSATSGTYRIAGRDVSELDADELARLRREHFGFIFQRYHLLSSLTALDNVEMPAIYEGMAPAARRKRAAELLRRLGLGDRINYRPGQLSGGQQQRVSISRALMNGGQVILADEPTGALDSHSGRETMNLLTELNAEGHTIVVVTHDMEVAAFARRIIEIRDGEIISDRANEAAPPAAPAASRPEPVKRNAVAWLDQARELLRMALSAMAAHKLRTFLTMLGIIIGIASVVSVVALGQGSQQRVLNDISAIGTNVIDIFPGEDFGDRRSGNIHTLVPSDADVLARQSYVDSVTPKVSTSVDLRYRNVDVDASVSGVNELYFRVYGYEMDQGRSFDADMVRKIGQVAVIDQNTYKRLFSAGEQVVGKVIILGSVPCRIIGVTKAKQTFGPNSDSLNIWVPYTTAMHRMIGQSYLGSITVRVKDGAPMQAAEQGINHLLTRRHKLKDFFIMNTDTIRKTIESTTQTMTLLISAIAVISLVVGGIGVMNIMLVSVTERTREIGVRMAVGARRGDIMSQFLIEAVLVCLLGGVLGILLALGVGVLVAESGSSYTMVYSTASMVLAFVCSTLIGVAFGYLPARSASRLDPVDALVRE
- a CDS encoding efflux transporter outer membrane subunit; translated protein: MHRYIVSLLLLLLPLSGCGALLKTDFTPPETTTPAQWTASAAEVSPAATWPTDFGDPALTRLVALALERNNDLAAAAIKVRKAQYQAGLAWEDMTPNLSASLGTDSEKSLKRGGWDTDYSAKFGISWEADLWGRLSSARDSAEWEALATEQDRQGTALSLVGTTMKLYWGIAYDNVRLQLSESNIESSRQTLALTESQERWGAASSLEVNQSRQDLASLLATNQTLRQARQEDINALAVLFDMPPGKTMADPETLSMAALPPIPAGLPAQLLGRRPDLRAAELRLREYLADTDAAKADFYPPLTLTGSLGSASTELSDLLNNPVAALVSSLTFPFLNWNTLQLQLKVSQADFDEAVVNFRQTLYEAMKEVEDALSNRDRLAERANHLAENLTAAREVERIYEVRYKAGSGTLKDWLDAQDTRRIAEQSAAENLYSRLTNYVTLYQALGGEPPRTETVAQTK
- a CDS encoding molybdopterin-dependent oxidoreductase gives rise to the protein MNEKARLSRREFLSVAAGTVVAIGLPGLFATVAEARQAELAGLLRPDGRPRVPPGQTVIERIEDMGGRPGSPRPEDFALRVQGEVATPLELDFQGLMDLGQQDFTCDVHCVTGWTLLDAAWRGVSLSTILDRAQPTADARFVVFQAAHGYTTSIPLTEASKPDVFLAHSLFGAPLPGPNGGPVRGVVPDRYFYKSAKWVEGIKIVARDERGYWEKRGYSNSADPWKEERYSR